In Streptomyces sp. NBC_01381, a genomic segment contains:
- a CDS encoding NCS1 family nucleobase:cation symporter-1, which translates to MSLAQRADSPGATHDFVPDPRLTNEDLAPTAERKWKVFDLFALWMSDVHNLGNYTFAAGLLVLGLNVWQIFTSLLVGFVLIYAGMNMMGRIGQRHGVPFPVVSRISFGVWGANIPALIRAVIAIMWYGIQTYLASIAVNVMLIAAFPGLESWTEGSFLGLHALGWCSFVALWLVQGLIMTQGMESVRKFQDFCGPAIWVVMIALAVWILWKAGWTISLTSTPNPVSTGEQVRQWFGAIGLILATYGTLMLNFCDFSRFASDYRTVKRGNFWGLPINSTAFVILSVVVTAGSLEVFGKAITDPAELVAEIGNTWVLIFGALTFAVATMGVNIVANFVSPAYDLANVWPQKITFKIGGLISTVAALLVTPWNLYSNPTVVNYFLGGLGAFLGPLFGIIAVDYFWVKRGRIDTEALFKAEPGSPYYYKKGVNPKALAAFLPTAGFAAVCALVPFFDYVAPYSWFIGTATAALLYGALCRSERTASAVESVESAEAPAEVEG; encoded by the coding sequence GTGTCCCTCGCCCAGCGCGCCGACTCCCCCGGCGCGACGCACGACTTCGTCCCCGATCCCCGGCTCACCAACGAAGACCTCGCCCCCACCGCCGAACGCAAGTGGAAGGTCTTCGACCTCTTCGCCCTTTGGATGTCCGACGTCCACAACCTCGGCAACTACACCTTCGCCGCAGGCCTGTTGGTGCTCGGGCTCAACGTCTGGCAGATCTTCACCTCGCTGCTCGTCGGCTTCGTACTGATCTACGCCGGAATGAACATGATGGGGCGCATCGGCCAGCGCCACGGCGTGCCGTTCCCCGTGGTCAGCCGCATCAGCTTTGGTGTCTGGGGCGCCAACATCCCCGCCCTTATCCGGGCCGTGATCGCCATCATGTGGTACGGAATCCAGACCTATCTGGCCTCCATCGCGGTCAACGTGATGCTCATCGCCGCCTTCCCGGGCCTGGAGTCGTGGACCGAGGGCTCCTTCCTCGGGCTGCACGCGCTCGGCTGGTGTTCCTTCGTCGCCCTCTGGCTGGTGCAGGGGCTGATCATGACCCAGGGCATGGAGTCCGTACGGAAGTTCCAGGACTTCTGCGGGCCCGCCATCTGGGTCGTGATGATCGCCCTCGCCGTGTGGATCCTCTGGAAGGCCGGCTGGACCATCTCGCTCACCAGCACCCCGAACCCCGTCTCCACGGGCGAGCAGGTGCGGCAGTGGTTCGGCGCCATCGGGCTCATCCTCGCCACCTACGGCACGCTGATGCTCAACTTCTGCGACTTCTCGCGCTTCGCCTCCGACTACCGCACCGTCAAGCGCGGCAACTTCTGGGGACTGCCCATCAATTCGACCGCCTTCGTGATCCTGTCGGTCGTGGTCACGGCCGGGAGCCTGGAAGTCTTCGGGAAGGCCATCACCGATCCCGCCGAACTCGTCGCCGAGATCGGCAACACCTGGGTGCTGATCTTCGGGGCGCTCACCTTCGCCGTCGCCACGATGGGCGTGAACATCGTCGCCAACTTCGTCTCGCCCGCGTACGACCTGGCCAATGTCTGGCCGCAGAAGATCACCTTCAAGATCGGCGGACTCATCTCCACGGTCGCCGCGCTCCTTGTCACGCCGTGGAACCTGTACTCCAACCCGACCGTCGTGAACTACTTCCTCGGGGGGCTCGGCGCCTTCCTCGGGCCGCTGTTCGGCATCATCGCCGTCGACTACTTCTGGGTGAAGCGCGGCCGCATCGACACCGAGGCGCTCTTCAAGGCCGAGCCGGGATCGCCGTACTACTACAAGAAGGGCGTCAACCCCAAGGCGCTCGCGGCCTTCCTGCCGACGGCGGGCTTCGCGGCGGTGTGCGCGCTGGTTCCGTTCTTCGACTACGTGGCCCCGTACTCGTGGTTCATCGGGACCGCGACGGCCGCGCTGTTGTACGGCGCGCTGTGCCGCTCGGAGCGGACCGCTTCGGCCGTCGAGTCCGTCGAGTCCGCCGAGGCCCCGGCCGAGGTGGAGGGCTAA
- a CDS encoding DUF6343 family protein gives MTLMMRTGSEPLTARSPLRMRFWFSVWGLVWAVFGTVVFALVGRPQWAAACGVLLLVVTVDMAVVVHRIHQGPHYQPGRDIPPYEPPRTG, from the coding sequence ATGACCCTCATGATGCGTACAGGCAGTGAGCCGTTGACCGCGCGCAGTCCGCTGCGGATGCGTTTCTGGTTCAGCGTATGGGGCCTGGTCTGGGCGGTCTTCGGCACCGTCGTCTTCGCGCTCGTGGGACGCCCGCAGTGGGCGGCGGCGTGCGGCGTGCTGTTGCTGGTCGTCACCGTCGACATGGCGGTGGTGGTGCACCGCATCCACCAGGGGCCGCACTACCAGCCGGGCCGCGACATCCCGCCGTACGAGCCGCCGAGAACCGGCTAG
- a CDS encoding glycoside hydrolase family 6 protein — translation MSQPTVRSGGARPRPRAALRRTVRSGLLAAALLLGAAASGCAGAPGTPGALGASESVPQDTAFWVEPDSSAALQAAEWRRQGHTSEALLMDRIGGRAQAVWLHDEGPGPRVRAVTGAAAGAGRVPVLVAYYIPHRDCGDHSRGGAASAAEYRLWIEEFAAAIGDRAAYVIVEPDAVAREVAGCDMADAGERYALLAHAVDRLKARPNTKVYLDAGNADWIPDEERLVTPLRQSGIAKADGFALNVSNYQTDAVSSAYGHRLAASIGGAKHFVVDSSRNGNGPYTGDGSTWCNPPGRALGTPPTTLTGDLALDAYLWIKRPGESDGTCRGGPEAGEWWPQYALGLASRAKS, via the coding sequence GTGTCGCAGCCGACCGTCCGGTCCGGCGGGGCCCGACCCCGTCCCCGCGCCGCCCTTCGCCGTACCGTCCGCTCCGGGCTCCTGGCCGCCGCGCTGCTGCTCGGCGCGGCGGCTAGCGGGTGCGCTGGCGCGCCCGGGACTCCCGGAGCTCTGGGGGCGTCCGAGTCCGTGCCGCAGGACACCGCCTTCTGGGTCGAACCGGACAGCTCCGCCGCCCTCCAGGCGGCCGAGTGGCGACGCCAGGGTCACACCTCCGAAGCGCTGCTCATGGACCGCATCGGCGGCCGCGCCCAGGCCGTGTGGCTGCACGACGAGGGGCCGGGACCAAGAGTCCGTGCGGTCACGGGGGCGGCGGCCGGCGCGGGGCGCGTCCCCGTACTCGTCGCGTACTACATTCCGCACCGCGACTGCGGCGACCACTCCCGGGGCGGCGCGGCGAGCGCGGCGGAGTACCGGCTGTGGATCGAGGAGTTCGCGGCGGCGATCGGCGACCGTGCCGCGTACGTGATCGTCGAACCGGACGCCGTCGCGCGGGAGGTGGCGGGCTGTGACATGGCCGACGCCGGGGAGCGGTACGCGCTGCTCGCGCACGCCGTCGACCGCCTCAAGGCCCGCCCGAACACCAAGGTGTACCTCGACGCGGGCAACGCCGACTGGATCCCCGATGAGGAGCGCCTGGTCACCCCGCTGCGGCAGTCCGGGATCGCCAAGGCCGACGGCTTCGCGCTCAACGTGTCCAACTACCAGACCGACGCGGTTAGTTCGGCGTACGGGCATCGCCTCGCGGCCAGCATCGGCGGCGCCAAGCACTTCGTCGTCGACAGCAGCCGCAACGGCAACGGCCCCTACACCGGCGACGGATCGACCTGGTGCAACCCGCCGGGCCGCGCCCTCGGCACCCCGCCCACCACCCTCACCGGCGACCTCGCGCTCGACGCCTACCTGTGGATCAAGCGCCCCGGTGAGTCCGACGGCACCTGCCGGGGCGGGCCGGAGGCGGGAGAATGGTGGCCGCAGTATGCGCTGGGCCTTGCGAGCCGGGCCAAGAGCTGA
- a CDS encoding YfcC family protein: MSTTDTDPEPGTEEPARKGKFTFPSALTVLAIVTVAVWLLAFLIPSGQYDRDDSGAPVQGTYHRVDSGQSFVDRLGDLFLAPVNGLYGIQDEKTSLVAPDNVGALYGSAGVFLFVLAIGAFITVVFATGALDRGIGRLAHRLRDRGALLIAGVMVVFSVLGTVEGFAEETLGFYGLIVPLMLALGYDRMTAVGAIILGAGVGVLCSTVNPFATGVASSAADISLGDGIVLRFAMWIVLTAVTVAYVIRYARRVQRSPERSLSGFLPGDRDQEQASAGAAEVPELTGLHKAVLIVTALVFAFMIFSVVPWRSALTGDADAEPYGFELGWSFPELAALFLCAAVLVGLVARMGEQKLSSTIIQGAADFVSPALVILLARGVTTIMNNSKITDTVLHSIEGVVKGTSSSLFAIIVFIVNLPLAFLIPSTSGHATLAMPILAPLADFAGVSRAVVVTAWQSASGWMNLWVPTTAVTIGGVALAKVGYDKYLRFVWPLLAVLSVLICGFVALGAAVT, from the coding sequence GTGAGCACGACCGATACGGATCCCGAACCGGGTACCGAAGAGCCCGCGCGGAAAGGGAAGTTCACCTTCCCCAGCGCGCTGACGGTCCTCGCGATCGTCACCGTGGCCGTCTGGCTGCTCGCCTTCCTCATCCCGTCCGGCCAGTACGACCGCGACGACTCGGGCGCTCCCGTCCAGGGCACCTACCACCGGGTCGACTCCGGCCAGTCGTTCGTCGACCGGCTGGGCGACCTCTTCCTCGCCCCGGTCAACGGCCTCTACGGCATCCAGGACGAGAAGACCTCGCTGGTCGCGCCGGACAACGTCGGCGCGCTGTACGGCAGCGCGGGGGTCTTCCTCTTCGTACTCGCCATCGGTGCCTTCATCACCGTCGTCTTCGCCACCGGCGCGCTCGACCGTGGCATCGGTCGGCTCGCGCACCGGCTGCGCGATCGCGGGGCGCTGCTCATCGCCGGTGTCATGGTCGTCTTCTCCGTCCTCGGCACGGTCGAGGGGTTCGCGGAGGAGACGCTGGGTTTCTACGGCCTGATCGTGCCGCTGATGCTCGCGCTCGGATACGACCGCATGACCGCCGTCGGCGCGATCATCCTCGGCGCGGGTGTCGGCGTCCTGTGCTCGACGGTGAACCCCTTCGCGACGGGCGTCGCCTCGTCCGCCGCCGACATCTCGCTCGGCGACGGCATCGTGCTGCGCTTCGCCATGTGGATCGTCCTGACGGCCGTGACGGTCGCCTACGTCATCCGCTACGCCAGGCGCGTCCAGCGCAGCCCGGAGCGCTCGCTCTCCGGGTTCCTGCCCGGCGACCGGGACCAGGAGCAGGCCTCGGCGGGGGCGGCGGAGGTGCCCGAGCTCACCGGTCTGCACAAGGCGGTGCTCATCGTGACCGCGCTCGTCTTCGCCTTCATGATCTTCTCGGTGGTGCCGTGGCGGAGCGCGCTCACCGGCGACGCGGACGCCGAGCCGTACGGCTTCGAACTGGGCTGGTCCTTCCCGGAGTTGGCCGCCCTGTTCCTGTGCGCGGCGGTCCTTGTCGGGCTCGTCGCGCGGATGGGGGAGCAGAAGCTCAGCTCGACGATCATCCAGGGCGCGGCCGACTTCGTCTCGCCGGCGCTTGTCATCCTGCTGGCCCGCGGCGTCACGACGATCATGAACAATTCGAAGATCACGGACACCGTGCTCCACTCGATCGAGGGGGTGGTCAAGGGCACGTCGTCGAGCCTGTTCGCGATCATCGTCTTCATCGTGAACCTGCCCCTCGCCTTCCTGATCCCCTCCACCTCCGGGCATGCCACCCTCGCCATGCCGATCCTCGCCCCGCTCGCCGACTTCGCCGGGGTCTCGCGCGCGGTCGTCGTCACGGCCTGGCAGTCGGCCAGCGGCTGGATGAACCTGTGGGTTCCGACCACGGCGGTGACCATCGGCGGCGTCGCGCTCGCGAAGGTCGGCTACGACAAGTACCTGCGGTTCGTGTGGCCGCTGCTGGCGGTGCTGTCCGTGCTCATCTGCGGGTTTGTGGCGCTGGGGGCGGCGGTGACCTGA
- a CDS encoding bifunctional 2-polyprenyl-6-hydroxyphenol methylase/3-demethylubiquinol 3-O-methyltransferase UbiG: MREGHEGTGPGAITPDGCAVDLYTRLAVGDEPDVIEAAVPAGAHILELGSGAGRVTRPLIERGFRVTAVDESAEMLEKVEALARTEGPGGVVRTVRSAIESLDLDEKFDVVMLGSFLVHEGDLAVRDGMLETCRKHVADDGCVLIQREGMDYHTNLPRERVDPGGYTVRIVSADPVGDGVNRVRAEYIFPDAQWTQTFLARPMTKEQFEEALAEAGLKVDKYLTEDGIWVRAVAG, from the coding sequence ATGCGTGAGGGACACGAGGGAACGGGACCCGGAGCGATCACGCCGGACGGCTGCGCAGTGGACCTGTACACCCGCCTGGCCGTCGGGGACGAGCCGGACGTCATCGAGGCCGCGGTGCCGGCCGGGGCGCACATTCTGGAACTGGGCAGCGGGGCGGGGCGGGTGACCCGGCCGCTGATCGAGCGGGGCTTCCGGGTGACGGCGGTGGACGAGTCGGCCGAGATGCTGGAGAAGGTCGAGGCGCTCGCCCGGACCGAAGGGCCCGGCGGTGTGGTCCGCACGGTGCGCAGCGCGATCGAGTCGCTCGACCTGGACGAGAAGTTCGACGTGGTGATGCTCGGCTCGTTCCTCGTGCACGAAGGCGACCTGGCGGTGCGGGACGGCATGCTGGAGACGTGCCGGAAGCATGTGGCGGACGACGGCTGCGTCCTGATCCAGCGGGAGGGCATGGACTACCACACGAACCTGCCGCGGGAGCGGGTCGACCCGGGCGGCTACACCGTACGGATCGTGTCGGCGGACCCGGTGGGCGACGGAGTGAACAGGGTGCGCGCGGAGTACATCTTCCCGGACGCCCAGTGGACCCAGACGTTCCTCGCCCGCCCCATGACGAAGGAACAGTTCGAGGAGGCGCTGGCGGAGGCGGGCCTGAAGGTGGACAAGTACCTGACGGAGGACGGGATCTGGGTGCGGGCGGTTGCGGGGTAG
- a CDS encoding DUF3592 domain-containing protein produces MVVLAVVTALGGLVALLAGAYGLWRTRHITASGEVTQALVKAVQPGAERPLLQFETGDGRVVEMVSPVPRSRKRPLVAGDRVRIAYDSDDPREAVLLGHERRGIDRGFVAAGSAILVLGLVLVAVAL; encoded by the coding sequence CGCTCTGGGCGGCCTGGTCGCGCTGCTTGCCGGCGCCTACGGCCTGTGGCGCACCCGGCACATCACCGCTTCGGGCGAGGTGACGCAGGCCCTGGTCAAGGCGGTGCAGCCGGGAGCCGAGCGGCCGCTGCTGCAGTTCGAGACGGGGGACGGGCGGGTCGTCGAGATGGTGTCGCCGGTGCCGCGCAGCCGGAAGCGGCCGCTGGTCGCGGGTGACCGGGTGCGGATCGCGTACGACAGCGACGATCCCCGCGAGGCCGTGCTGCTCGGGCATGAGCGCAGGGGCATCGACCGGGGCTTTGTGGCGGCGGGTTCGGCGATCTTGGTTCTGGGGCTGGTGCTGGTGGCCGTGGCGCTGTGA
- a CDS encoding aspartate/glutamate racemase family protein: MRIVVTNCNTTRSMTEEIVRGARDAAAPGTTITGLTPAWGPESAEGWLDSYLSAAAVLDTLRGYEGSYDAVVMAGFGEHGREGARELLDVPVVDITEAAAHLACLLGRRYGVVTTLDRARGQIEDSLHAAGVARNCAAVVGTGRGVLDLKDEEATLRAFLAAAGRARDAGAEVLVLGCAGMTGLQEKVGAALDMPVVDGVAAAVKLAESLVGLGLTTSRIGGYAKPLPKSRTWAPPPSE, from the coding sequence GTGCGCATCGTCGTCACCAACTGCAACACCACGCGGTCGATGACCGAGGAGATCGTGCGCGGCGCCCGGGACGCGGCCGCCCCGGGCACCACGATCACCGGGCTCACCCCCGCCTGGGGCCCCGAGTCCGCCGAGGGGTGGCTCGACAGCTATCTCTCGGCGGCCGCCGTCCTCGACACCTTGCGTGGTTACGAGGGTTCGTACGACGCCGTGGTCATGGCCGGTTTCGGTGAGCACGGACGCGAGGGCGCCCGGGAGCTGCTCGACGTGCCCGTCGTCGACATCACCGAGGCGGCCGCCCATCTGGCCTGTCTGCTCGGGCGGCGGTACGGCGTCGTCACCACCCTCGACCGGGCCCGCGGCCAGATCGAGGACAGCCTGCACGCGGCGGGCGTCGCCCGGAACTGCGCGGCCGTCGTCGGCACCGGGCGCGGCGTCCTCGACCTAAAGGACGAGGAGGCCACCCTGCGCGCCTTCCTCGCCGCCGCCGGGCGGGCGCGGGACGCGGGGGCCGAGGTTCTGGTGCTCGGCTGCGCCGGGATGACCGGGCTGCAGGAGAAGGTCGGCGCCGCGCTCGACATGCCGGTGGTCGACGGTGTGGCCGCCGCCGTGAAGCTGGCCGAGTCGCTCGTCGGGCTCGGCCTGACCACCAGCCGGATCGGCGGATATGCCAAACCCCTGCCGAAGAGCCGAACTTGGGCGCCGCCGCCGTCGGAGTGA
- a CDS encoding M20/M25/M40 family metallo-hydrolase, producing the protein MKPEDTVATVDDLMDTLRADLERLAAIPSIAFPGFPAEAVFAAHDLVVELLRGAGVPTVERLDLPNTAPVIYGEIPPPSPDAPTVLLYGHYDVQPPGDQSLWKSPPFEPTPIEGGLRARGIADDKSNVIAHLGMLRAYEGRPPVGIKIVIEGQEEYGSTFDDYPPTDPERFACDAMVIADLGNLRPGTPTLTTALRGASEVIVEVRTLEEPRHSGEFGGAAPDALVVLLKALATLHDVHGDVAVEGLRRAEWSGTSYTEEEFRELAGVLDGVPLVGSGGLGERLWSGPAITVIGLDAPGVEDAASAVVPYARAKLNLRFHPRQDPKEAQAKLVDHLRSLKPFGVPLTVTPGDTGPGYEAATGGPAYRAARAALKEAWGEDASSVATGGSIPLVNGLAKAAPGAEVLLFGAQDSMCNLHAPNERVLFSELRNTVVAMCAFVREYAADFPAGGGAA; encoded by the coding sequence ATGAAGCCCGAAGACACCGTCGCCACCGTCGACGACCTGATGGACACGCTCCGTGCCGACCTCGAGCGGCTCGCCGCGATCCCGTCGATCGCCTTCCCCGGTTTCCCGGCCGAGGCGGTGTTCGCGGCGCACGATCTGGTCGTCGAGCTGTTGCGGGGTGCGGGGGTGCCCACTGTCGAGCGGCTCGATCTGCCGAACACCGCGCCCGTGATCTACGGCGAGATCCCGCCGCCGAGCCCCGACGCACCCACGGTCCTGCTCTACGGCCACTACGACGTCCAGCCGCCCGGCGACCAGAGCCTGTGGAAGTCGCCGCCCTTCGAGCCGACGCCCATCGAGGGCGGGCTACGGGCCCGGGGCATCGCGGACGACAAGTCCAATGTGATCGCGCACCTGGGGATGCTGCGCGCGTACGAGGGGCGGCCGCCCGTCGGGATCAAGATCGTCATCGAGGGGCAGGAGGAGTACGGCAGCACCTTCGACGACTATCCGCCCACCGACCCGGAGCGGTTCGCCTGTGACGCCATGGTCATCGCCGACCTCGGCAATCTCCGGCCCGGCACCCCCACCCTCACCACCGCGCTGCGCGGCGCCTCCGAGGTGATCGTCGAGGTGCGCACCCTCGAAGAGCCGCGCCACAGCGGGGAGTTCGGCGGGGCGGCGCCCGACGCCCTGGTCGTACTCCTCAAGGCGCTCGCCACGCTCCACGACGTACACGGGGATGTGGCCGTGGAGGGGCTGCGGCGTGCGGAGTGGAGCGGCACCAGTTACACCGAGGAGGAGTTCCGTGAGCTCGCCGGGGTGCTTGACGGGGTGCCGCTCGTCGGCAGCGGCGGCCTGGGGGAGCGGCTCTGGAGCGGCCCCGCGATCACCGTCATCGGCCTGGACGCGCCCGGCGTGGAGGATGCCGCTTCGGCCGTCGTGCCGTACGCGAGGGCCAAGCTGAACCTGCGCTTCCACCCGCGTCAGGACCCGAAGGAGGCGCAGGCCAAGCTGGTCGACCACCTGCGCTCGCTCAAGCCGTTCGGGGTCCCGCTCACCGTCACGCCCGGCGACACCGGCCCCGGCTATGAGGCGGCCACCGGCGGCCCCGCCTACCGTGCCGCGCGTGCCGCGCTCAAGGAGGCCTGGGGCGAGGACGCCTCGTCCGTCGCGACCGGCGGCTCCATCCCGCTGGTCAACGGCCTGGCGAAGGCGGCACCCGGCGCGGAGGTGCTGCTCTTCGGCGCCCAGGACAGCATGTGCAATCTGCACGCCCCGAACGAGCGCGTCCTCTTCTCCGAGCTGCGCAACACGGTCGTCGCGATGTGCGCCTTCGTCCGCGAGTACGCCGCCGACTTCCCGGCCGGGGGCGGCGCCGCGTGA
- a CDS encoding GntR family transcriptional regulator, whose amino-acid sequence MDTMTTVEQPLGAVRERVLAELRQEIIAGRLGPGDRLVERELADRLGVSRVPVREAIRALVAEGFITFETPRRTVVRRLTRTDVTELFELREALEVFAAGRAAQRATEEGLAELSALLDSAAEATRTADAEAITDINTRFHDRILAMAGNSLLTSVMEPVDGRLRWMTRRNEEWAHLLEEHRELYEAVASGDAERARAHALVHVRTNYRSTVWHLFGEEEEAD is encoded by the coding sequence ATGGACACCATGACGACCGTGGAGCAGCCGCTGGGCGCCGTACGCGAACGCGTGCTCGCCGAGCTGCGGCAGGAGATCATCGCCGGACGCCTCGGCCCGGGCGACCGCCTGGTCGAACGCGAACTCGCCGACCGCCTGGGGGTGTCCAGGGTCCCGGTGCGCGAGGCGATCCGGGCGCTGGTCGCCGAGGGCTTCATCACCTTCGAGACGCCGCGCAGGACCGTGGTGCGCCGGCTGACCCGCACCGACGTCACCGAACTCTTCGAACTGCGCGAGGCGTTGGAGGTCTTCGCCGCGGGGCGCGCGGCACAGCGGGCCACCGAGGAGGGCCTCGCGGAGCTTTCGGCCCTCCTCGACAGCGCGGCGGAGGCGACCCGCACGGCGGACGCCGAGGCGATCACGGACATCAACACCCGCTTCCACGACCGCATCCTGGCGATGGCGGGCAACAGCCTGCTGACGTCCGTCATGGAACCGGTCGACGGGCGGCTTCGGTGGATGACGCGGCGAAACGAGGAGTGGGCACACCTGCTTGAGGAACACCGTGAGCTGTACGAGGCGGTGGCGTCGGGGGATGCGGAGCGCGCACGGGCGCATGCGCTGGTCCATGTGCGGACCAACTACCGCTCCACGGTGTGGCATCTCTTCGGCGAGGAAGAGGAAGCGGACTGA
- a CDS encoding tetratricopeptide repeat protein produces the protein MPEITPETHVIDFRAAEQLLAARDPRGAVKLLDTVIAAHPENTAARLLRARAFFAAAQLRAAELEFSIVLEREPDNAFAHFALARTYERAARPDQARRHFRLAAALDPQPEYLAAARFDGGESSGENSAGSSGG, from the coding sequence GTGCCCGAAATCACCCCGGAGACCCATGTCATCGACTTCCGTGCGGCGGAGCAGCTCCTTGCCGCGCGCGATCCCCGAGGCGCGGTGAAGCTGCTCGACACGGTCATCGCGGCCCACCCCGAGAACACGGCGGCCCGGCTGCTGAGGGCCCGCGCCTTCTTCGCCGCCGCCCAACTGCGCGCCGCCGAGCTGGAGTTCAGCATCGTCCTGGAGCGTGAGCCGGACAACGCGTTCGCCCACTTCGCGCTCGCCCGCACCTATGAGCGCGCCGCGAGGCCGGACCAGGCCCGGCGGCACTTCCGCCTCGCCGCGGCGCTCGACCCGCAGCCGGAGTATCTGGCGGCGGCCCGCTTCGACGGCGGCGAGAGCAGCGGTGAGAACAGCGCCGGGAGCAGTGGCGGCTAG
- a CDS encoding RNA-binding S4 domain-containing protein, which produces MASETSSGGKGNGGAAGAGEGSVRVDAWIWSVRLVKTRSMGAAACKGGHVRVNGERVKPAYGVRVGDEVRLRHAGGREHVVVVKRVIRKRVGPPVAVECYVDNSPPPPPREAVAPAGVRDRGTGRPTKRDRRDMERLRGLEG; this is translated from the coding sequence ATGGCTTCGGAGACTTCGAGCGGCGGCAAGGGCAACGGCGGCGCGGCGGGCGCGGGCGAGGGTTCCGTGCGCGTCGACGCCTGGATCTGGTCCGTACGCCTGGTCAAGACCCGCTCGATGGGCGCGGCGGCCTGCAAGGGCGGCCATGTACGGGTCAACGGCGAGCGCGTGAAGCCCGCTTACGGCGTACGCGTGGGCGACGAGGTGCGGCTGCGCCATGCGGGCGGCCGGGAGCACGTCGTCGTGGTCAAGCGCGTCATCCGCAAACGCGTCGGCCCGCCGGTCGCCGTCGAGTGCTACGTCGACAACAGCCCTCCCCCGCCGCCCCGCGAGGCGGTCGCCCCCGCCGGCGTACGCGACCGGGGCACGGGCCGCCCCACGAAGCGCGACCGCCGCGACATGGAGCGGCTGCGGGGCCTGGAGGGCTGA
- a CDS encoding acyltransferase domain-containing protein — protein MLPDADDLPEVLLDLAVGHEDINGLVALRGRLIEDPDARWLLDRCVEALVRDMGKPGSGPRIPALPQELGELGRCFFVFVFVAALPRVRAYHRDRGIPDDISRRTLADLGRHLAVHRRAHGGRGLKAPGWLGLHFRGELYQLGRLQFERAVLGTRMGEAAAAAGHSAGPGDPCLDVHIADFRGPLTPEACDRSLALAREFFARHFPEERYETAVCHSWLLDPQLKRYLPAESNIVRFQERFHAARGHEEEPDDDGPIAFVFGDRGLPVAELPRRTSVERAVGDHLRAGGHWYGGHGWFPL, from the coding sequence GTGCTCCCGGACGCCGACGACCTGCCGGAGGTCCTGCTCGACCTGGCCGTCGGGCACGAGGACATCAACGGCCTGGTCGCGCTGCGCGGGCGGCTCATCGAGGATCCCGACGCGCGATGGCTGCTCGACCGCTGTGTCGAGGCACTCGTACGGGACATGGGAAAGCCCGGATCGGGGCCACGGATCCCGGCGCTGCCCCAGGAGTTGGGGGAGCTCGGACGCTGCTTCTTCGTGTTCGTGTTTGTGGCGGCGCTGCCCCGGGTCCGCGCCTATCACCGCGACCGCGGCATCCCCGACGACATCTCGCGCCGCACCCTCGCCGACCTCGGCCGGCATCTGGCGGTGCACCGCAGGGCGCACGGCGGGCGCGGCCTCAAGGCGCCGGGATGGCTCGGCCTGCATTTCCGGGGCGAGCTCTACCAGTTGGGCCGCCTGCAGTTCGAGCGTGCCGTTCTCGGTACGCGCATGGGAGAGGCGGCCGCCGCCGCGGGGCACTCGGCGGGCCCGGGCGATCCCTGTCTGGACGTCCATATAGCCGACTTCCGGGGGCCGTTGACGCCGGAGGCATGCGACCGGTCGCTGGCGCTTGCGCGGGAGTTCTTCGCGCGCCACTTCCCGGAGGAACGGTATGAGACAGCTGTCTGCCACTCCTGGCTGCTCGACCCACAGCTGAAGAGATATCTGCCCGCGGAGTCGAACATCGTCCGCTTCCAGGAGCGATTCCATGCGGCGCGGGGTCATGAGGAGGAGCCGGACGACGACGGCCCCATAGCCTTCGTCTTCGGCGACCGGGGCCTGCCCGTGGCCGAACTGCCGCGCCGGACCAGCGTGGAGAGGGCCGTGGGTGACCATCTGCGGGCGGGAGGTCATTGGTACGGCGGGCATGGCTGGTTCCCGCTGTAG